The following proteins are encoded in a genomic region of Panthera leo isolate Ple1 chromosome F2, P.leo_Ple1_pat1.1, whole genome shotgun sequence:
- the NPBWR1 gene encoding neuropeptides B/W receptor type 1, with translation MHNDTFSEPGPANASCPGPALGCPNASSLPPPLPPPLAVAVPVVYAVICAVGLAGNSAVLYVLLRAPRTKTVTNLFILNLAIADELFTLVLPVNIADFLLQRWPFGELMCKLIVAIDQYNTFSSLYFLTVMSADRYLVVLATAESRRVAGRTYRAARAVSLAVWGLVTLVVLPFAVFARLDDEQGRRQCVLVFPQPEAFWWRASRLYTLVLGFAIPVSAICVLYGVLLCRLRAMRLDSHAKALDRAKKRVTLLVVVILAVCLLCWTPYHLSTVVALTTDLPQTPLVIAASYFITSLSYANSCLNPFLYAFLDDSFRRSLRQLLACRAAA, from the coding sequence ATGCACAACGACACCTTCTCGGAGCCGGGGCCCGCCAACGCGTCGTGCCCGGGGCCCGCGCTGGGCTGCCCCAACGCGTCGAgcctgccgccgccgctgccgccgccgctggcCGTGGCCGTGCCCGTCGTCTACGCGGTGATCTGCGCGGTGGGGCTGGCTGGCAACTCCGCAGTGCTGTACGTGCTGCTGCGGGCGCCCCGCACGAAGACCGTCACCAACCTGTTCATCCTCAACCTGGCCATCGCCGACGAGCTCTTCACGCTCGTGCTGCCCGTCAACATCGCCGACTTCCTGCTGCAGCGGTGGCCCTTCGGGGAGCTCATGTGTAAGCTCATCGTGGCCATCGACCAGTACAACACGTTCTCCAGCCTCTACTTCCTCACGGTCATGAGCGCCGACCGCTACCTGGTGGTGCTGGCCACGGCCGAGTCGCGCCGGGTGGCCGGCCGCACGTACCGCGCGGCGCGCGCCGTGAGCCTGGCCGTGTGGGGGCTCGTGACGCTGGTCGTGCTGCCCTTCGCCGTCTTCGCCCGGCTCGACGACGAGCAGGGCCGGCGCCAGTGCGTGCTGGTCTTCCCGCAGCCCGAGGCCTTCTGGTGGCGGGCGAGCCGCCTCTACACGCTGGTGCTCGGCTTCGCCATCCCCGTGTCCGCCATCTGCGTCCTCTACGGCGTCCTGCTGTGCAGGCTGCGCGCCATGCGGCTGGACAGCCACGCCAAGGCCCTGGACCGCGCGAAGAAGCGGGTGACGCTCTTGGTGGTGGTGATCCTGGCCGTGTGCCTCCTCTGCTGGACGCCCTACCACCTGAGCACCGTGGTGGCGCTCACCACCGACCTCCCGCAGACGCCGCTCGTCATCGCGGCCTCCTACTTCATCACCAGCCTGAGCTACGCCAACAGCTGCCTCAACCCCTTCCTCTACGCCTTCCTGGACGACAGCTTCCGCAGGAGCCTCCGCCAGCTGCTGGCCTGCCGCGCTGCCGCctga